The following coding sequences lie in one Rutidosis leptorrhynchoides isolate AG116_Rl617_1_P2 chromosome 4, CSIRO_AGI_Rlap_v1, whole genome shotgun sequence genomic window:
- the LOC139839746 gene encoding polyadenylate-binding protein-interacting protein 12-like isoform X2: protein MAIVENGASNNQVELNEVDQSDSSISVSRADGNGDLINGNDHEEEGFKKEMKELENMFPKLNPMAEEFVPPSLSKVNNNNINNNGYGYGYNNNRVLLQSPSAAVAAQFGYAAVNDFLLQTNHPAFANVNGFSTGRKGNFGNGKRRANSRTTMAQREDAIKRTVHVSDIDQQVTEEQLAALFINCGQVVDCRVCGDPNSVLRFAFIEFTDEEGARNALSLAGTMLGFYPVRVLPSKTAIAPVNPTFLPRSEDEREMCARTIYCTNIDKKVTQADVKLFFESLCGEVYRLRLLGDYHHSSRIAFVEFVMAESAIAALNCSGAVLGSLPIRVSPSKTPVRPRSPRPTMH from the exons ATGGCTATTGTTGAGAACGGTGCATCCAATAATCAGGTGGAATTGAACGAGGTTGATCAGTCCGATTCATCGATTTCGGTTTCTAGGGCTGATGGAAATGGTGatttaattaatggaaatgatcATGAGGAAGAAGGATTTAAGAAAGAAATGAAGGAATTGGAGAATATGTTCCCCAAATTGAACCCTATGGCTGAAGAATTTGTTCCTCCTTCATTAtcaaaagttaataataataatattaataataatggttatggttatggttataataataatagggtTTTATTGCAATCACCATCTGCTGCTGTTGCTGCTCAATTTGGTTATGCTGCTGTTAATGATTTCTTACTTCAAACTAACCACCCTGCTTTTGCTAATGTTAATGGCTTTTCTACTGGACGG AAGGGTAATTTTGGCAATGGAAAGCGGAGGGCCAATAGCCGAACCACCATGGCACAACGAGAAGATGCCATTAAGAGAACTGTTCATGTGTCTGACATTGATCAGCAG GTAACTGAAGAACAGCTTGCTGCACTTTTTATTAACTGTGGACAG GTTGTTGATTGCCGTGTATGTGGCGACCCTAATTCTGTTCTTCGTTTTGCTTTTATCGAGTTTACTGATGAAG AAGGTGCGAGGAACGCATTGAGTCTCGCTGGAACCATGCTCGGATTCTATCCTGTTAGGGTGCTGCCTTCGAAAACCGCAATTGCGCCTGTGAATCCAACTTTTCTGCCCCGA TCTGAGGATGAAAGGGAAATGTGTGCACGAACTATTTATTGTACTAACATCGACAAGaag GTTACTCAGGCGGATGTCAaacttttctttgaatcactttgtGGAGAG GTTTACCGCTTGAGGTTGCTTGGGGACTATCATCATTCGTCTCGCATTGCATTTGTGGAGTTTGTTATG GCTGAGAGCGCTATTGCAGCTCTGAACTGTAGCGGTGCGGTGTTAGGATCATTGCCAATAAG GGTAAGCCCTTCAAAGACCCCTGTTCGTCCACGTTCACCCCGCCCAACCATGCACTGA
- the LOC139839746 gene encoding polyadenylate-binding protein-interacting protein 12-like isoform X1 encodes MAIVENGASNNQVELNEVDQSDSSISVSRADGNGDLINGNDHEEEGFKKEMKELENMFPKLNPMAEEFVPPSLSKVNNNNINNNGYGYGYNNNRVLLQSPSAAVAAQFGYAAVNDFLLQTNHPAFANVNGFSTGRKKGNFGNGKRRANSRTTMAQREDAIKRTVHVSDIDQQVTEEQLAALFINCGQVVDCRVCGDPNSVLRFAFIEFTDEEGARNALSLAGTMLGFYPVRVLPSKTAIAPVNPTFLPRSEDEREMCARTIYCTNIDKKVTQADVKLFFESLCGEVYRLRLLGDYHHSSRIAFVEFVMAESAIAALNCSGAVLGSLPIRVSPSKTPVRPRSPRPTMH; translated from the exons ATGGCTATTGTTGAGAACGGTGCATCCAATAATCAGGTGGAATTGAACGAGGTTGATCAGTCCGATTCATCGATTTCGGTTTCTAGGGCTGATGGAAATGGTGatttaattaatggaaatgatcATGAGGAAGAAGGATTTAAGAAAGAAATGAAGGAATTGGAGAATATGTTCCCCAAATTGAACCCTATGGCTGAAGAATTTGTTCCTCCTTCATTAtcaaaagttaataataataatattaataataatggttatggttatggttataataataatagggtTTTATTGCAATCACCATCTGCTGCTGTTGCTGCTCAATTTGGTTATGCTGCTGTTAATGATTTCTTACTTCAAACTAACCACCCTGCTTTTGCTAATGTTAATGGCTTTTCTACTGGACGG AAGAAGGGTAATTTTGGCAATGGAAAGCGGAGGGCCAATAGCCGAACCACCATGGCACAACGAGAAGATGCCATTAAGAGAACTGTTCATGTGTCTGACATTGATCAGCAG GTAACTGAAGAACAGCTTGCTGCACTTTTTATTAACTGTGGACAG GTTGTTGATTGCCGTGTATGTGGCGACCCTAATTCTGTTCTTCGTTTTGCTTTTATCGAGTTTACTGATGAAG AAGGTGCGAGGAACGCATTGAGTCTCGCTGGAACCATGCTCGGATTCTATCCTGTTAGGGTGCTGCCTTCGAAAACCGCAATTGCGCCTGTGAATCCAACTTTTCTGCCCCGA TCTGAGGATGAAAGGGAAATGTGTGCACGAACTATTTATTGTACTAACATCGACAAGaag GTTACTCAGGCGGATGTCAaacttttctttgaatcactttgtGGAGAG GTTTACCGCTTGAGGTTGCTTGGGGACTATCATCATTCGTCTCGCATTGCATTTGTGGAGTTTGTTATG GCTGAGAGCGCTATTGCAGCTCTGAACTGTAGCGGTGCGGTGTTAGGATCATTGCCAATAAG GGTAAGCCCTTCAAAGACCCCTGTTCGTCCACGTTCACCCCGCCCAACCATGCACTGA
- the LOC139839747 gene encoding eukaryotic peptide chain release factor subunit 1-2-like, producing MADAHDTDKNIEIWKIKKLIKALEAARGNGTSMISLIMPPRDQVSRVTKMLGDEFGTASNIKSRVNRQSVLGAITSAQQRLKLYNKVPPNGLVLYTGTIVTEDGKEKKVTIDFEPFRPINASLYLCDNKFHTEALNELLESDDKFGFIVMDGNGTLFGTLSGNTREVLHKFSVDLPKKHGRGGQSALRFARLRMEKRHNYVRKCAELATQFYINPSTSQPNVSGMILAGSADFKTELSQSDMFDPRLQAKILNVVDVSYGGENGFNQAIELSAEILANVKFIQEKRLIGKYFEEISQDTGKYVFGVDDTLKALEMGAVDILIVWENLDINRFTLKNVTTGEVIIKHFNKEQEGIQKNFRDSNTNAELEVQEKMSLLEWFANEYRKFGCTLQFVTNKSQEGSQFCRGFGGIGGILRYQLDIRSFDEVSDDELYDDSE from the coding sequence ATGGCTGACGCTCACGATACCGACAAGAACATCGAGATATGGAAAATCAAAAAACTTATTAAAGCACTCGAAGCAGCACGTGGTAACGGTACCAGCATGATTTCTCTAATCATGCCGCCACGCGAtcaagtttcgcgtgtcacaaaaaTGCTCGGAGACGAATTCGGAACAGCATCAAACATAAAAAGCAGAGTCAACCGTCAGTCAGTTTTGGGTGCCATTACATCGGCCCAACAACGGCTCAAGCTCTATAACAAAGTCCCCCCAAACGGACTCGTTCTTTACACCGGAACCATTGTAACCGAAGATGGAAAGGAAAAAAAAGTTACTATTGATTTCGAACCGTTTCGGCCCATTAACGCGTCTCTTTATCTTTGTGATAACAAATTTCACACAGAAGCTTTGAATGAACTGTTGGAATCGGATGATAAGTTTGGTTTTATCGTTATGGATGGAAACGGGACCTTGTTTGGAACTTTGAGCGGTAACACACGTGAAGTACTACACAAATTTAGTGTCGATTTACCGAAAAAGCATGGACGAGGAGGGCAATCTGCGTTACGATTTGCTCGTTTACGAATGGAAAAGAGACACAATTACGTGAGGAAGTGTGCTGAGCTGGCGACTCAATTTTATATCAATCCTTCAACTAGTCAGCCTAATGTTTCAGGGATGATACTTGCAGGGTCTGCTGATTTTAAAACCGAGCTTAGTCAATCTGATATGTTTGACCCGCGTCTTCAGGCTAAAATCTTGAACGTTGTCGATGTTTCTTATGGTGGTGAAAACGGGTTTAATCAAGCGATAGAGTTATCGGCTGAAATACTTGCTAACGTTAAGTTTATACAGGAGAAACGTTTGATTGGTAAGTATTTTGAGGAGATTAGTCAAGATACCGGGAAATATGTTTTTGGTGTGGATGATACGTTAAAGGCTCTTGAAATGGGTGCGGTTGATATACTTATAGTTTGGGAAAATCTTGATATTAATCGATTTACACTTAAGAATGTAACAACTGGTGAGGTGATTATAAAGCATTTTAATAAGGAGCAAGAGGGTATACAAAAAAACTTTAGGGATTCGAACACGAATGCTGAACTTGAAGTGCAAGAAAAAATGTCGTTGCTTGAATGGTTTGCTAATGAGTATCGTAAGTTTGGTTGTACGCTTCAGTTTGTTACTAATAAGTCGCAAGAGGGGTCTCAATTTTGTAGAGGTTTTGGTGGTATTGGGGGGATCCTTCGTTATCAGCTGGATATTCGATCGTTTGATGAGGTGTCTGATGATGAATTGTATGATGATTCTGAATAG